From the Drechmeria coniospora strain ARSEF 6962 chromosome 02, whole genome shotgun sequence genome, the window AACCTAGTAGCtatacaagcaagtacagtgagTTGTCCCGGTTGGAGCAGTTGGCGGCTTTCTTCGGTAccagtgcacctactgtcCTCACAGTGCGCTTACATGgacatgcacatgtgcaatacttgcttgtactgtaacaGCACTGTAATGGTGGGTGTGGCTTCCtcggcacggagtactccgtgcagatAGTAGGGTACCTGCATACCAaggcacctgcaagtaccgagtactccgtacggctagtactattgATAGCCGTTTTGTACCAGCGACTCGGGTTTTGGTAGGCCCAGGAGGACCTAAGTAGGTGCAGTACGACGAACCTAGCgctacgtacctagtagggaCACCAACGCCTACGGTACAGTTGgtgcgagcaagtactcgtacagcaTTCTTGGTAGGTACCCAAGTATCCCGTAGCACTCGGCGGGTACTCCAAAAGACCTGGGCAGGCTGTGAAATACCAAAGCCGAGGCTCTGAGCCTCGACCAACCGAAATTCCTGGCACGTCCCGTCGAACCCTCAACCGGGACTTCTGCCGATGCAACTCTGCTGCAGCTCAACCCGAGAACATGCACAAAGCCGTCCCTGCCGAGTAGCCGTTGCTCCTTTGGTTTCCTGTCCAGAAGTCGCCATgagcccgtcgccgctggccgCTTAACCTTCCATCGACTCAGTCGCTCCTCAGCCTCCCATCGACATGGccgcgtcggcaccggcctcgCACAAGAAACGGGGTCGCAGGCGGAGGCTGGACAAGCCTGCCATCTCCTCCAGGCTCATCCTCGATGACCGCATCAAGAGCGACGTCGGCACCTTCTCCGAGGACCTCTTCGCCGACCTGTTCCCTTACCTTGCCGACGGTACGTCTCGCGAGCCctccgtcgagctgctcgactgccgttgccgccgctgaCCTCGGTGGCTGCttccagccgtcgacgatgaaaAACCGGACAGGATACATCACGTTGCCATCTCGCCGTGGACGCCGAACGCGACGCCGACCGAGACCGCTTGGTCGGTCGTTCCCGTCGTccgctcggcctcgctggCCCACTCGACCGTCCAgttctcgccctcgtccccgGCCCTTCAGAGCTTCGCCGTCACATTGCAGCACGTCGCACCGTCGAAGCTGTCCAGCCACAGCCGCAGCGGCATCGAaattctcgtcctcgacgtggCACCCGTGCCTCTCGACACCGTCTTCGTGAGCATCGAGAGCGAATCGACCAAGCGGCTCGAGAAGGGTGAGGGGACCTTTTACCGCGACCATCCCACGACCCCCcgaccgagggcgacgaagcACGAGACGCCCGACGAGcggctggcgacggccatcagATCATCGCTGGCCAGTCTCCGCGTCGTCCACGCCGGAGACTTGTTTCCCTTGCCGCTCGCCCCGCACCCCGTCACCCACgtgccgccgaagccgggcAGGATCGTGCTCTGCGAGCCCGTCGCCCAGGGAATCCTCACCGACGCGACCGAAATCGTCCTCATGCGCGGAAGGGTTCACGCCAGACATGCTCGGAGCCAGGCTTCCATGGCGGCGAACCATCGGATGCAccatgacgaggaggatggcaaCACCGACCAgttcttctccgccgccgaggagcgctACCGCACCGATGCGCGAGCCGACGAGACCGAGATCGTCACCGAGACGGACACGGACACGTCCGACCCGGACCAGGCCGACGATCTTTCCGACGACTCCATGGATGACATGATTTCTCTGCAGGCGCCGTCGCTCCCGCCCACCAGTGTCAGCGCCCTGGGAACGATGCAGCCGGGCACGCCGATGACCATGGGAACCATGCGCGGACGCAAGACGAACGGCGCCACGACCCCCGGCTCGGTGTTTTCCAACTTCACCTCCGCCACCGCTCGGCCGGACCGTTCGCGAGGGAGGCTGTTCAAGGTCCAGGGGCTTCTCCGGCCCTTGCCCGCCGACCTCCTTCACCCCAAGCcctcggcggacgaggacgaggaagcgagAGTCTACGTCGACATGTCCTCCCTGTCCAAGATTGCTTGCTTCTCCGGCGACTGGGCCCacgtcgaggtggccgatGAGCCGCCCCTGAACGGCTTCGGTGCCTTTGGACTCGGGAGCTTCGGTCAAccggagacggagacgtcCAACTGGCGTCCGGTTCGCGTCTACGGCCTGCCCGAAGGGTACTCCCCCCGTCCCGTGACTCGCATCCCGAGCTCGCGCGCTGGAGAGCGGAAGATGTCCTTTTTCGAATCCCAGGTCCAGCGGCCGACAAGTCCTACCGTCTACGCCTCACCCATCCTGCTCGCCAACCTCGAGAACGCGACGCACCTCCGCATCTCGGCGCTGAAGAAGGCAGCCTACCAGGGAAAGGGCACGCTGCCCCGGTTCACGAGCGCATCGCATCCACCCTACGCCAAGGACATTGCCATCCACCACATCCGCACGCCCATCTCTGCCGAGCGAGCCTATCAAACGGCTGTCTTGGGCGGCTTGAAGCGACACTTTGCGCAGAGAACGCGGCTCGTGCGGACCGGTGACCTCATCGCCGTTCCCGTCGACTCGCAGCTGGGCCGCGCCCTCCAGGAAAAGCCCGGCGGCGGTTCCGAGGTTGACGACGtcatggccttgacggccgaaggcgacggcaaagggcAGGCCTCGACgcgcatcgacggcgtcgcctgGTTCAAGGTCGGACACATACGGATACAaaaagccgacgaggacgaagatggcacggccgaggctTTTTGGGGCACCATTGCCTGCATCGACAGTTCCACCGTCGGCATGCACGGATCCGGCTTCGAGACGAGCCGGATACCCGCCGGCATACAGAGCACCTGGCCGTATTACCTAGGCTTGAAGAAGGCACCGAGACGACATTCCGACGTGGCATCGCCAACCTTGTCGGATGCGAAACCGCACCACCTTTCTCCTCTCCGGCGAAAGCTTAGGGAGCtcttggcggcggccacgagccAGAGAGCAGTTCGTCTCAAGATGCCCCCGATGGCCATCCTGATCACGTCTACCCATCGAAACATTGGAAAGTCCACGCTTGCCGTGACCGCCTGCGCCGACATTGGGCTGCACACGTACGCGATTGACGCCTACGACATTCTCAGCGAGGGTggtggcagcggcggcgacgtgaaGACGGAGGGCTTCTTGAGAACCCGAGCGGACCGTGCCGTGAGCTGCGGTCCGGATTGCTGCGCCCTTCTCCTCCAACACATCGAGGCGCTCACGGCGGAACGGATCGAGTCGACGTTGAAGGAGATCCTGGAGGAGACTCGGGTGCTCATCGCGACAACCAACGACGTTGACCAggtgcccgacggcgtcagGGGCCTCTTCACCCACGAGTTGGAGCTCGGTGCCCCTGACGAAGCGGAGCGAGAGGCCATTCTTCAAACGGTCATCGATGATCGAGGCATCACCCTTGAGCCGTCGATGGACCTGAATTCGATCGCGCTGAAGACGGCCGCGTTGGTTGCCGGTGACTTGGTTGACGTTGTCGAGCGAGCTTCCATTGCTCAGCAGGCTCGGCTGGAAAAGCTGTCGTccacggccggcggcggcggcgctttGGTGACGGTCAGGGACGTGCAGGTCGCGGGGGGGCCCTTGGCACGGAGCCTGACCGCGGCCGACTTTGAGGTGGCAGTCGAGGCGGCCCGCAAGAACTTTTCGGATTCGATCGGTGCGCCCAAGATCCCCAACGTCACCTGGGACGACGTCGGAGGCCTGAGCAACGTCAAGGAGGCGGTGACGGAGACGATACAGCTGCCGCTGGAGAGGCCGGAGCTGTTCGCCAAGGGCATGAAGAAGCGGTCCGGCATTCTGTTCTACGGCCCCCCCGGAACGGGCAAAACGCTGCTGGCCAAGGCCATCGCGACCGAGTACAGCCTCAACTTTTTCAGCGTCAAGGGGCCCGAGCTCCTCAACATGTACATTGGCGAGTCGGAAGCCAACGTGCGCCGCGTCTTCCAGCGAGCGCGCGATGCCCGACCCTGCGTCGTCTTctttgacgagctcgactcgGTCGCGCCGAAGAGAGGCAACCAAGGCGACAGCGGCGGCGTCATGGACCGCATCGTCTCGCAACTCCTGGCCGAGCTGGATGGCATGTCGGGTGGCGAGGA encodes:
- a CDS encoding Peroxisomal biogenesis factor 6: MAASAPASHKKRGRRRRLDKPAISSRLILDDRIKSDVGTFSEDLFADLFPYLADAVDDEKPDRIHHVAISPWTPNATPTETAWSVVPVVRSASLAHSTVQFSPSSPALQSFAVTLQHVAPSKLSSHSRSGIEILVLDVAPVPLDTVFVSIESESTKRLEKGEGTFYRDHPTTPRPRATKHETPDERLATAIRSSLASLRVVHAGDLFPLPLAPHPVTHVPPKPGRIVLCEPVAQGILTDATEIVLMRGRVHARHARSQASMAANHRMHHDEEDGNTDQFFSAAEERYRTDARADETEIVTETDTDTSDPDQADDLSDDSMDDMISLQAPSLPPTSVSALGTMQPGTPMTMGTMRGRKTNGATTPGSVFSNFTSATARPDRSRGRLFKVQGLLRPLPADLLHPKPSADEDEEARVYVDMSSLSKIACFSGDWAHVEVADEPPLNGFGAFGLGSFGQPETETSNWRPVRVYGLPEGYSPRPVTRIPSSRAGERKMSFFESQVQRPTSPTVYASPILLANLENATHLRISALKKAAYQGKGTLPRFTSASHPPYAKDIAIHHIRTPISAERAYQTAVLGGLKRHFAQRTRLVRTGDLIAVPVDSQLGRALQEKPGGGSEVDDVMALTAEGDGKGQASTRIDGVAWFKVGHIRIQKADEDEDGTAEAFWGTIACIDSSTVGMHGSGFETSRIPAGIQSTWPYYLGLKKAPRRHSDVASPTLSDAKPHHLSPLRRKLRELLAAATSQRAVRLKMPPMAILITSTHRNIGKSTLAVTACADIGLHTYAIDAYDILSEGGGSGGDVKTEGFLRTRADRAVSCGPDCCALLLQHIEALTAERIESTLKEILEETRVLIATTNDVDQVPDGVRGLFTHELELGAPDEAEREAILQTVIDDRGITLEPSMDLNSIALKTAALVAGDLVDVVERASIAQQARLEKLSSTAGGGGALVTVRDVQVAGGPLARSLTAADFEVAVEAARKNFSDSIGAPKIPNVTWDDVGGLSNVKEAVTETIQLPLERPELFAKGMKKRSGILFYGPPGTGKTLLAKAIATEYSLNFFSVKGPELLNMYIGESEANVRRVFQRARDARPCVVFFDELDSVAPKRGNQGDSGGVMDRIVSQLLAELDGMSGGEDAGGVFVIGATNRPDLLDPALLRPGRFDKMLYLGVSDTHEKQRTILEALTRKFTLHPSVSLKTVAESLPFTYTGADFYALCSDAMLKAVTRQAAGVDAKVKAINAERGDELHPISTAYYFDHYATADDIAVMVTEADFAAAHEELIPSVSVGELAHYERVRASFEGVGETTSGTRTQSLSNGSATAALRRKPVAPPSPSQPPLKSTVSSSVGSRPSSNGKGKGKGKGKGKGKGKGKGKGVALNSDDEFEDSDGDEQLDSGGHAVNGRSKGKGKAATGFQEGTASDDDGLY